TTATCAAACTAATTATAGTAATGTAAATATCGTTATTTGaatttcatgttttgtgattttggcaTTTCGTTacaggttttttgtttttagtaattaatattattatttttttttttgggcaaataaTCAGTCactaaacaaattatttttatagatttgttACAATAATGCCACCAACCAAAATCATGGCTTAATAGTAGAGCTACTAAATTGTTACTCCTTAAATTCGTGGCTATATTATCACGAATTAGATGGTGATAAAAGGGTGGCTAATATAGTCACTAAGGACTTTGACCAGTTCGTAGCTATAGTATGCCACAAATTAAAAGTGATAGTTTCATAGCTATAGGTAGCCACGAATAACCGTGATCATTACGTAGTTAAATTTAGCCACAAAATAATGGTGATCTTTACGTAGCTAAATTTAGCCACAAATGATTAGTGACAAATTCCTGACTCCGAAGCCACGAAAAAGCAACGCCAACAATTTAGTTACGAAGCTATAtctacgatttttttttggtgactaTTCGTGATTTTTTAGCCTTATAGCCACGAATATTTAGGCTCAGCCACAAATATATTGGTGACTATACATGTATTTTTTACTAGTTTAGATTAAATCATAGATTATTATTGGAATATAATCTTTGATCGATTAATCTAAACCGATTAAGATCGTTGGCTTAGATTTCCATTGTTGCAAGTGCTAAACCAAGGATGCTATTCGTGTGGCCAAGATGATGACTAGTTGGTGTCTTCTACATATTCAGATGTGTTTGGATAGTTGCTTTGTCTAGGGTTAAACTGAGTATACCTACGAGTTGCATATATTGTGAATAACCGTATTTGTTTGTTGAGTGTATTAATATTTacaagtatataaatatattttttttataaagtataagAAAGAGAATTAGTATCTTTGAGTTAGATATTGAACTAAAATGGATATTTTGTGCGTGTTGATTGAAGATGGTGTGATTGCGTAAATGCATGTTTTGTTGTGGTAAAATAAGTTCTTGTGTGGGAGGAGATAGGTGCCAAGGGCATGTAGATGCAGTGAGCCGCAGAGAGTCATGCAAGGAGAGATCCTTGTAGTTGTGTGATGGTCTACGGGCGCGAAATGCGGGTAGATCATGATTGGCTAACGAGCCAACGAGTGTGAAGTGTGTGGAAGAAGTGCAAGTGGCACGAAGGATCCGGATGCAAGAGTAAACTGTGTAGGAAAAAGTGCGAAAGCATGATGAATCCGGTAATACATGGAGTTGGCGTGTCTTGACACGTGGTATCATGGGATGCAGTTCTATTTGTGTGATGTGTGCTTATGTTTGTGTGTCACAAGAATTAAGACACAGTGATTGTTGCTGGTCTTAGATTTAGACTTTGTGATTATCGAAACGTATTTGGGTGTAGAGACTTTGTAATGCATGGGGTTGGTGTGTCTTGACATGTGGTATCAATGGGTGCTCACTCCTCTTTCTTTTAGAGGTTGGTTAAGTCAAGAGTTCATTTTTCATGGTTAGTTGGTGGTTTTGCTATTAAAGAGTGATTTGGACCGGACCAAGAAGTCAATCCGTTGACCAGCTCCGGATACTGAGTTCAGGTATTACAACGCCTTTCAATTTTCTCgccaaacaaaacatatactcACTCTATTTCATATTAAGTGTTGTTTATGATTTTGTCACACAttcagaaaattattaaattttctattttatctcttattaatatattatacaatttttttctgttggtcaataaataaaagtaataaagataaaattggaaaattaaccaaacatctacactaaaaatacaaaataacatttattttgaaacaaaatcttAAATCTAAAATGACttttaatatgaaacaaaaggaGTAGTTTTTTGGAAGGTCAAATGGAGTATTGAGGCAAGTTTCTCGATACGGTTGGAAGTGATCTGAATTAGTGTTAACAAATCTGACGGATATGACTGTTCCTGCGAAACCCCCAACGACTACTTATCGCAACTAAGTTTAAAATATGAAAGATCAGTTTTTCTTTATTGAAACATagaagtaaaatagaaaataaaaatcaaccaaaaatgatagaaataagcatttttgttcatgttcttaaaaatataaatttcaaatttttcgTAATCAGTTTATGTTCATTGCTGCTCTCATTCAATAGACGGCTAATAAAAGCTAGATTCTAATTTGTTACCCACCCAAATAACATGAAGAGTATTCGGCTAACCTGAGCAAGTCCTCTACTATCTTCTATCTCCAATGCTAATCACTAAGCTATAACATAAAAACCTAGCAATACTAGGAAAAGAGACGAGTCATTTAATTTGCCTCTAAGAtgatattacttaaatatttagTTCGATAGAATTATGTTCTTAAAAACTACTAAACTGTTGCAAAATTGATCacgggaaaaaaaagaaaagaaaaatttctaATACACAACCTAATAACCAGGCAATAAactatttttgagaaaaaaggtgaaaaatacCACAACCCAAGAAGTGAGCTTCCTAGTTAGATCTACCGGCGACTTACTCATTGTCTATATAAGCTATTGCATCTTCAATCAAAATCCAGTTCTCTTTTTGATGACTCAGAGCTTATCTTTCGCCGCCCTCAAGCTCTTCTTGATCTTCAAGCTGTCCTTCTTCCTTGTTGTTAGCTTCAGAATTTACAGTCTCATTGTTACTATTACTGTTCCCTCCACTTTCCTTGTGACCAAAGAACAATCCTGAAGAAGATGAGTCCTCTTCATCAAgatcctcttctttctctgcaTTCTTATTATCCTTTGATCTTTGCCTTACAACGCCATCCATCCATTGCGGACAGCGGTGTGTAACCCCAAGATCTGCTTCAATCAGTGAGGCGTTTGAAACAGGATGGGTCCGTGTAATGCAAGAACATTCAGGTACAGGATGCGAAAGAAAACTAAAGGCTTTTGATCTCTTGGAAGATTCGAGTAGACCCTCGAGTATGCTTCTCTTGAGAAGCTTCCTAACTGATGTTATCCAAGTGTGATTTGCCTCGTACATATGGTCTCGGATCTCTACCAATAGCATTGCAATTTGTTTCCTACAAGTATGAGAAATATCAAGATTACTATTCTCCTATAAACAAAGATGATACATTCATTACAGTATTACCTGTCTGGTCTAAAAGTCTTAGAAGAAGCAGACTGATAAAGCCGGTGACCCAACACTAAACTAGCAAAACTCGGATGTCCTTTCCCATCACGATCAAATCCCGAGATAAATACATCTGCTTCCACGCTAACAACATAATCAACCGCTTCCCACAACAACTTGTGAGCATTAGTTCTCAACTCAATAACCGTGCTTTCGGGCTCATTGTCACTCTCTGCTACCCAACCCCACCAACCTTCAATGTTGTAGTACTTTGGTCTTGCAGGTGGAGGTGGAAGCGGTTGAGGCCTCTGTCTTGTGCTCTTCAGTGCATCATGTTTCGTTTCTTCCTCGACCGAAGGTGGTGCCATTGTCTTACTATCTTTATGTTTCGCCTCACGACCATACATCTTAGCAAGCTCCCAGCTAGTACTAAGAGAAGTTCGGTCAACGACATTCTCAAACATGCCATGTAATGGAATTAGTGTTCTCTGCCCACCAAAAACCTCTCCCCCAGCGACATATATGATTGTGTCCCATGAGTATCCATAAGCTCGTAGAAGAATACCAACCTGAGACAGAATCCAAAGCATTTAACTTCGAgttaaaatctgtatatatttatactctTTGCTTACCTCTTCTGGCATCAGAGGGCATAAGCCCGCTAGGCGTTGCTCAGCTGAGTCTATAGAGAGCTTCCCTTTGACAATCCCACGTTTTATCATCCAAGCTCGTTTATGTTGAATCAGCTCGGTATGAACATCCTTTGAGTAGCTCCAAAATGCAATAAACACATTAATCATAATACACTATGAAACAGCTTCTTTCCCTAACTTGACAAtactataaactttaaaataccTGGAACAGTTCAGCGCAGCCATGATAGGCCAAAGCTTCTCTTGTCATCCCTGGATCATAGGCTATAAAAGGTCGTCCCAAAGGTTTCAGCCTGTGGACATTACACGTAAAAATAGTCACAATAGCgttaaaggaaaagaaaaaaacattcaacAAACAATGCACATTGGTCCTGAAGAGACTAACCTTTGCAATACTTTAGTGGAAAGTTCTTGAACTTCTTTTCGAAACTGTAACGCGTGGAACGCAACCCTACACCGTAACCTCTGATATTCTTCAAGATCACTTGGAAGTATAGCCTACATGAAGAGAAAGAGTAAGAATATAGTCAATGATCAATACTTTAGAGAAATGATTGTTAGCAAATAGGGGGAAATTTTTCACTACTTGTAAGCATCCACCGTGAGGGACAACTAGTTCAACGACCGAGTGCTTAATGAGAACAGGTAGAACATGGTGTAAGTAGTAATAAGGCGAAGATCCGTAAGAGACTTTAAATGAAgggatttgtttctttcttctagcCCATTTGAGATTCTTGGGAAGAGTTTTCACAACTCTAACATCTTTTGCAAGTGAAGCCATGAAGTGCTCTTCATTATACAAATACGCAAAGCTCTTGAATTGGGAACTGCTCGTAAAGCAACAACGAATAGATGAAATAAGAGCaaagaaccaaatcaaaagcaccaaagtaaaagttttaaaaccaaTTAAGTCTCTGCACCTAATTCCTTTACTGCTAGTTGTTGATTGAATCTCAGGAATCACCAGAGTAGCGTTAAGAAGCCGAGAAACGGCTACAACATCAGGAATCTAAGAAAAATGACCAAAAGTAAAAATGCCATGAGAAGTGTCTGTCACACACACTTGATTGAAAATGTCAATATAATCctgactttttctttcttaccgAGTTTCTAATCTCATGGAAACCACCTTGTAttctaacaaaaacaaaaccatttgtCCTTGCCGGAGGATCTGTTACCATTTGTCCCcaccaaatcacaaaccaaatacaaaaaaaaaagaaataaacataaGTAATACAGAACACCAATCTTATTGAACtaatcaaaaacacaacaagGTCAGCTATAATTCCAACTTAAGATATTGTTCCAGATCCGATAATGTAGGGAAAAAGACATGAATTGAattgtaaataagaaaataacctGAATGAAAATCTCTGGGAGTAGCATCAGGAAGTAATGTATCTACATGCCTTGTTGGTCCCCAAAGTCTTCTATACAAAGGCGTCTGCAACATACATACATAAGTTGTAAGATCATCAAAAGCTAACAGTactaaaaaaaaccaatttgataaataattaaactaagaAAGGAAGAGAGTCATGATTGCAAAACTACAACTTAAAAAGCattaaatcttttttgtttaaggAAAGAAGAAACGATTCTATAGATAC
The sequence above is drawn from the Camelina sativa cultivar DH55 chromosome 4, Cs, whole genome shotgun sequence genome and encodes:
- the LOC104780203 gene encoding uncharacterized protein LOC104780203, coding for MKGEGKVFLKSRMKWIGLLGLVLSVFSLLVHFLLAGFTDDSVSDYSIPVTIFSWRPVFDNPRFARHTPLYRRLWGPTRHVDTLLPDATPRDFHSDPPARTNGFVFVRIQGGFHEIRNSIPDVVAVSRLLNATLVIPEIQSTTSSKGISSQFKSFAYLYNEEHFMASLAKDVRVVKTLPKNLKWARRKKQIPSFKVSYGSSPYYYLHHVLPVLIKHSVVELVVPHGGCLQAILPSDLEEYQRLRCRVAFHALQFRKEVQELSTKVLQRLKPLGRPFIAYDPGMTREALAYHGCAELFQDVHTELIQHKRAWMIKRGIVKGKLSIDSAEQRLAGLCPLMPEEVGILLRAYGYSWDTIIYVAGGEVFGGQRTLIPLHGMFENVVDRTSLSTSWELAKMYGREAKHKDSKTMAPPSVEEETKHDALKSTRQRPQPLPPPPARPKYYNIEGWWGWVAESDNEPESTVIELRTNAHKLLWEAVDYVVSVEADVFISGFDRDGKGHPSFASLVLGHRLYQSASSKTFRPDRKQIAMLLVEIRDHMYEANHTWITSVRKLLKRSILEGLLESSKRSKAFSFLSHPVPECSCITRTHPVSNASLIEADLGVTHRCPQWMDGVVRQRSKDNKNAEKEEDLDEEDSSSSGLFFGHKESGGNSNSNNETVNSEANNKEEGQLEDQEELEGGER